The bacterium genome segment GTGATGACTCAAGAAGAAAAACTTTGTATTATTTGAATTTCTATTTTTTTGAGTTAGAGAGGGTTTATGGATATTCGCTTACGACCTGCTTCCACCGATGATGCTGAAGCATGCGGCTCCATTTGTTATGAAGCGTTTAAAACACTCGCAGAACACCACAATTTTCCACCTGATTTTCCCGATCCGGAAACGGCTGCCGGAATATTGGGTCAATTGTTCGCACGCAATGATCTATATTCGGTCGTAGCCGAAGTGGACGGTAAAGTCGCAGGGAGTAACGTCCTGTGGGAGAATGCTGTTATCGCCGGCGTCGGACCGATCACAGTTGATCCACGTTTGCAGAATGTTGCTGTTGGTAGACGTTTGATGGAGGATGTGCTGCGGAGGGCGCGGGATCGGCGTTTCGTTGGCGTGAGATTGGTGCAGGCCGCTTATCATAATCGTTCACTGTCGCTTTACACCAAGCTCGGGTTTGACACGCAAGAACCTCTTTCAACGATTCAAGGCCCGGCTCTCGGTCTCGAAATACAAGGCCGTTCCGTTCGACCGGCAACGGAAGACGATCTGGATGCCTGCAACAAATTATGCGTTCGGGTGCATGGATTTGATCGCGGATCGGAAGTGCGCGATGCCACCATGCAAGGAACGGCAACCGTTGTTGAGCACAATAATCGTATTACCGGGTATGCAACAATGATCGGTTTTTTCGGTCACGCAGTCTGCGAGAATAACGAAGACCTAAAAGCGCTGATCGGCGCCGCAACGTCTTTTCCTGGTCCGGGATTTTTGCTGCCGACCCGCAATAGTGAACTTCTCCGCTGGTGTTTGGAAAATAAACTGCGCATCATTCAACCAATGACTTTAATGAGCATGGGTTTGTATAACGAGCCGAGCGGCTCTTTCTTATCCTCGGTAATTTATTGAATCGCACGTGGCGCAGGCTACACGATAAGGGGATTCTAATTTGGAAGCAAACGAACTAAGAAATCGAATTCAGGGAAATGTGGTGACCGCGACTGATAATGAGTACGAAAATCTGAGGTCGGCAAAGGGTTGGAATCAGTTGACGCCGAAACGTTATCCGCGTTTGATCGTTCAAGTCGCAAATGAGCAGGATGTAATCGAAGCAATTCATTTTGCCCGCGCGAATCAGATGAGGATCGCGGTGCGCGGCGGGGGACATAGCTGGGTCGGATTCTCGCTTCGGGAGGATAGCCTGTTGATCGATCTGGGCCGGCTGAAACAAACGTCGATTGATCCTGTGGCTCGCATTGCAACGGTTCAGCCAACTGTAACCGGTAGGGAGCTTCACAGTCAGTTGAAAACGCATGGCTTGAGCTTCCCAGTCGGACACTGCCCGACCGTACCTGTAAGTGGTTTCCTTTTGAGCGGCGGCCTGGGTTGGAATACCAGCACATGGGGACCCGGCTGCTTTAGTGTAACTGAAGCCAAAATTGTCACAGCCGATGGCAACCTGGTCACAGTAAATCAGCAAAATAACCCTGATCTATTCTGGGCGGTCCGTGGCGCGGGGCCAGGCTTTTTCGGTGTTGTGACAGAATACAAGCTAAGACTCTATCCCGCACCGCGAGCAATCACAACGAGTACTTACTTCTACCCCGTGCAGCATATCGCGGAAGTCGGTGCTTGGGCGGGAAGCATTTCCGGTCTACTACCGAAAGAACTAGAGTTTACGCTATTCATCGCTCAGGCGCCTCCCCACCTTTCTGAGCAGTGCAGATCGGAGAAGGGTTACGTAGCGATCCTGAGCGCGATCGCGTTTGTCGATACTACAAGTGAGGCAACGGCAGCGCTCAATCTCCTGGAGAGTTGCCCGGTTCTTAATCAGTGCGTGGAAAAGGAGATCATACAGCCGTCTTCGTTAGATGCATTGCTTGATCTGGGCGAAATGTTGTGGCCGAAAGGCCACCGTTACTTGGTCGATACCGTATGGACGAATTCGCCCCCTGCGGATCCCTTAGTGATTGTACGCGATTCGTTTTTGCATGCTCCTTCACCGAAATCACTGGCTGTGTGTGTGTTTTCTACGGGGGCAGAGAATAATGCTTCAACTTTACCCGATGCCGCATTCTCAATGACCGGCCGTACATTGTTCCTTTGCTATGCGATCTGGGAACAGCAGGAGAACGATGCCGTGAACGCTGCATGGCATCGCACGACGATTGCAGAACTAGAACCGTTTGCAGTAGGTCATTACGTGGGTGAGTCCGATATTGTTGCAAAGCCGACGCGTGTCGAACGATCCTTCGCGCCGGCGAACTGGCAACGCCTTCAGGCACTTCGGCTGACATTCGATCCGGACGGTCTTTTTCACGGTCACTTTAGTAGCGTAGAATAAGTTTTGCTTAGGTGGGAATAAATGAAAGCTTCACTTGGAGCATTCTTTTTTTCTGGTTGTAAGCAGCGCTGCGGTTGCAGATGTCAATTTTTACTGGGACAAGACGTATTCCTGGGGTAATATAAAGACTCCAAACGAACTGTGGGATAAGCGTGTCATGGCTGCAATCGATGCGGGATACAATACTAAGAAATTCCCTCCTGGTTTGCGGAAAAAATAGTCAGGTTGTTTGTACTGACAACCTTCATGCTTACGTAATCTGGTTGGCACTTTTCCGGCTAAAATCCGCAAATCGCCTACAGAGTTGGCAATCTCGCATGGCCTTTGCGAGAAGGAAGCTTCTGGCACCGCGCTTGCTTTAGTCTCCGTCAGACTGAAGCCACGGGAGGCTCTATGAAAATTGACAGCTTAAGAAACGGGATCATTCAAGATGAACCTACAGAGAAAACGGAATCAACACCAAAGCCTGGAAAAGTCGTTGACGAAACGCCAAAAGAACCGGTGCAGCTGCAAAGGCCCTTGCCAAAAGCGGATAGCGTTGAGATCAAGGAGAATTCAACTTATCTGGACATCATTACAGCGGCGCCAAAGCTGGATCCATCGCAAATCAATCTTGCAGCCACGCAACCGACGGCACTAAAGAATCCACCATTAATAAAAGAAGATCCCAAGGGAGGACTTATTCCGGGTGTTCCATTTCGGGAGAAAGTAGAGCTGCCGAAGACCCTTCCGGATGGCGAATCAGTCGATACCGGATTGGGAAGCGATCTCGGGATGGGAAGGACCCGAACCGGACCGAATCGGATGGGAGTTGATATGGGAGTTAGCGGAATCGAAGTGAGGAATCAATTGGACGATGCCTTGAAACTTCGACAGGGATCCCAATCATCTTCCAATCCATCCGGTGGAGGAACCTACCAACCGGTAGTTGCGGATGGAACTGGAAATCGCGGGAACTTCACAGGCAAAGCCGATGGAATCGGCCCCTTCGATCTTCCCGGCCGCATGGACCTGATCTCGGCTGAAAAAGGGGAGAAGGGAGAGAAGAGCTTCGGTGAGAAAGTCAA includes the following:
- a CDS encoding FAD-binding oxidoreductase, with product MTATDNEYENLRSAKGWNQLTPKRYPRLIVQVANEQDVIEAIHFARANQMRIAVRGGGHSWVGFSLREDSLLIDLGRLKQTSIDPVARIATVQPTVTGRELHSQLKTHGLSFPVGHCPTVPVSGFLLSGGLGWNTSTWGPGCFSVTEAKIVTADGNLVTVNQQNNPDLFWAVRGAGPGFFGVVTEYKLRLYPAPRAITTSTYFYPVQHIAEVGAWAGSISGLLPKELEFTLFIAQAPPHLSEQCRSEKGYVAILSAIAFVDTTSEATAALNLLESCPVLNQCVEKEIIQPSSLDALLDLGEMLWPKGHRYLVDTVWTNSPPADPLVIVRDSFLHAPSPKSLAVCVFSTGAENNASTLPDAAFSMTGRTLFLCYAIWEQQENDAVNAAWHRTTIAELEPFAVGHYVGESDIVAKPTRVERSFAPANWQRLQALRLTFDPDGLFHGHFSSVE
- a CDS encoding GNAT family N-acetyltransferase; this translates as MDIRLRPASTDDAEACGSICYEAFKTLAEHHNFPPDFPDPETAAGILGQLFARNDLYSVVAEVDGKVAGSNVLWENAVIAGVGPITVDPRLQNVAVGRRLMEDVLRRARDRRFVGVRLVQAAYHNRSLSLYTKLGFDTQEPLSTIQGPALGLEIQGRSVRPATEDDLDACNKLCVRVHGFDRGSEVRDATMQGTATVVEHNNRITGYATMIGFFGHAVCENNEDLKALIGAATSFPGPGFLLPTRNSELLRWCLENKLRIIQPMTLMSMGLYNEPSGSFLSSVIY